From the genome of Xyrauchen texanus isolate HMW12.3.18 chromosome 22, RBS_HiC_50CHRs, whole genome shotgun sequence, one region includes:
- the emc7a gene encoding ER membrane protein complex subunit 7-like — MMMMMKMCVSVVVFGLLHACLCYEDQTRDDDSIIHTHDVKVQVSGRALVPGVRTQDWISSARVLLDGDKHVGFIRDDGSFIVSDVPSGSYVLEVSSPTYRFQPVRVDITTTGKMRARVVNYIMTAEVIRLPYPLQMRSSGPHSYFIPRDTWSWSDVLMNPMALMMALPLLIIVLLPKVFNSTDPEMRREMEQSMNMLNHNHELPDVSELMTNFFSPPKSHRRLGGGARVPKGGAPRRK, encoded by the exons atgatgatgatgatgaagatgtgtgtgagtgttgtggtGTTCGGGCTGCTGCACGCGTGTCTCTGTTATGAAGATCAGACACGTGACGATGACAGTATAATACACACTCATGATGTGAAGGTCCAGGTGTCCGGTCGAGCGCTGGTTCCTGGAGTCAGAACTCAAGACTGGATCTCATCTGCCCGAGTTCTGCTGGACGGAGACAAACACGTGGGATTCATcag AGATGATGGAAGCTTCATTGTCAGTGATGTTCCATCAGGATCATATGTTCTGGAAGTCTCTTCTCCAACATACAGATTCCAGCCCGTCCGTGTGGACATCACCACCACGGGCAAAATGAG GGCGCGTGTGGTGAACTACATCATGACAGCAGAGGTGATCAGACTGCCGTACCCTCTTCAGATGAGATCCAGCGGACCGCATTCATATTTTATTCCTCGAGATACATGGAGCTGGTCAGATGTCCTCATGAACCCGATG GCTCTCATGATGGCTCTTCCTCTTCTAATAATAGTTCTTCTTCCTAAAGTCTTCAACTCCACTGACCCAGAGATGAGACGG GAGATGGAGCAGTCTATGAACATGCTGAACCACAACCACGAGCTGCCGGATGTTTCTGAGCTCATGACAAATTTCTTCTCACCTCCTAAAAGTCACAGGAGGttaggaggcggagccagagTCCCAAAGGGTGGAGCTCCGAGGCGGAAGTAA
- the zgc:194887 gene encoding LOW QUALITY PROTEIN: fibrinogen-like protein 1-like protein (The sequence of the model RefSeq protein was modified relative to this genomic sequence to represent the inferred CDS: inserted 1 base in 1 codon) → MVKLWLSLFLLAGVQTDPSPAKNIHLLAADEHKLILNLGQKDVPRDCYELWQSAGGXARDGVYLIKPADSAIVVYCAMHEGGWTVVQHITVNSSVDFDRTWDEYKHGFGSLTGNHWLGNDYLHQLTGGPGRYKLGIKLVDKDAVTKTGEYDPALVENEDAQYRLRLGLFQGTALDALTLDTENYLHDNQKFTTKDQDNDNYFQNCAKLEFQGVAGGGWWYDACAGANLNRRNVIYWQKDCNKEHLCKYAWMMVKPSDHLKVIHSRECQRDEL, encoded by the exons ATGGTGAAGTTGtggctttctctctttctgttggCGGGAGTCCAGACCGACCCGTCACCTGCCAAAAACATCCACCTGCTCGCTGCAGACGAACACAAACTCATCTTAAACCTCGGACAGAAAG ATGTTCCTCGGGACTGTTATGAGCTGTGGCAGAGCGCCGGCG AGGCGAGAGATGGCGTGTACCTCATCAAACCTGCTGATTCGGCCATCGTCGTCTACTGCGCCATGCACGAGGGCGGGTGGACGGTCGTGCAGCACATCACGGTCAACAGCAGCGTAGATTTCGACCGCACCTGGGACGAATACAAGCACGGATTTGGATCCCTCACCGGTAACCACTGGCTGGGCAACGACTATCTCCATCAGCTCACCGGCGGACCGGGACGATACAAGCTCGGCATCAAACTGGTGGACAAAGATGCCGTGACGAAGACGGGCGAGTATGACCCGGCGCTGGTGGAGAACGAGGACGCCCAGTATCGTCTGCGCCTCGGGCTCTTCCAGGGCACGGCGTTGGACGCTCTCACCCTGGATACGGAGAACTATCTCCATGACAACCAGAAGTTCACCACCAAAGACCAGGACAACGACAACTACTTCCAGAACTGTGCCAAGCTGGAGTTCCAGGGCGTCGCGGGCGGCGGGTGGTGGTACGATGCTTGCGCCGGTGCGAACCTGAACCGCAGAAACGTCATCTACTGGCAGAAAGACTGTAACAAAGAACATCTGTGTAAATACGCCTGGATGATGGTGAAACCCTCCGATCACCTCAAAGTCATCCATTCCAGAGAATGCCAAAGAGACGAGCTCTGA